One window of the Eucalyptus grandis isolate ANBG69807.140 chromosome 6, ASM1654582v1, whole genome shotgun sequence genome contains the following:
- the LOC104450101 gene encoding protein GRAVITROPIC IN THE LIGHT 1 isoform X1 → MMDSVKRSSVTPSKSRLARTFAKVLHIRVATGIAPDDEIKKPKPHKVVKDNQLKDDLDSGSFDDEEDEIHDREALEALLAKIFASISSVKAAYAQLQFAQSPYDAEEIQSADKMIVSELKKLSELKRCYVKRQFDISPETTMVLAEIEEQKSLVKTYVIMRKKMELQQKVKDSEIASLKQKLESLNSQNRLTEKRLNQSGPLYVLDNLHLSGLSPNHFVTVLRHAVKSIRGFVRLLIDEMKSADWDVDAAASAIEPGVVYGRPDHKCFAFESFVCREMFDGFQFPNFSLPNESLPERRRLRQVFFEWFMELKSSKVKDHLAQKPRSTFAKFCRVKYSRLIHPRMEMAFFGNTSDRNLVSAGEFPETTFFAQFAEMAKRVWLLHCLAFSFQPEGTIFQVSKGSRFSEVYMETIAEEEAFNTTEYDPRVAFTVVPGFKLGKTVVQCQVYLLNNSRSR, encoded by the exons ATG ATGGATTCCGTTAAGAGGTCTTCAGTAACTCCATCAAAAAGTAGGTTGGCGCGTACGTTTGCAAAAGTTCTTCATATTCGCGTTGCTACAGGGATTGCCCCAGATGATGAAATTAAGAAGCCTAAGCCTCATAAGGTGGTCAAGGATAATCAGTTGAAGGATGATCTCGACAGTGGTTCTTTTGATGACGAGGAAGATGAAATTCATGATAGAGAGGCTTTAGAGGCTCTTCTTGCTAAAATATTTGCCAGCATTTCTTCTGTTAAAGCTGCATATGCCCAGTTACAGTTTGCGCAGTCCCCTTATGATGCTGAGGAGATTCAGTCCGCTGACAAAATGATTGTTTCCGAGTTGAAAAAGTTGTCTGAGTTGAAGCGATGTTATGTGAAGAGACAGTTTGATATTTCGCCAGAGACCACAATGGTTCTGGCTGAAATCGAGGAGCAGAAGTCTCTTGTGAAAACATACGTAATAATGCGCAAGAAGATGGAACTTCAGCAGAAAGTCAAGGACTCTGAAATTGCATCTCTTAAACAGAAGCTGGAGTCGTTAAACAGCCAAAACAGATTGACAGAGAAGAGGTTAAATCAGAGTGGCCCCTTGTATGTTCTGGATAATCTTCACCTCTCTGGCCTCAGTCCTAACCACTTCGTTACTGTACTTCGCCATGCTGTAAAGTCCATTCGGGGCTTCGTAAGATTGTTGATCGACGAGATGAAATCTGCCGACTGGGATGTCGATGCAGCGGCCAGTGCAATAGAACCAGGAGTCGTTTACGGGAGACCGGATCACAAGTGTTTCGCGTTCGAGTCCTTTGTTTGCCGGGAAATGTTTGACGGATTCCAATTCCCCAACTTTTCCCTTCCCAATGAGTCTTTGCCTGAGAGGAGAAGATTGCGGCAGGTCTTTTTTGAGTGGTTTATGGAGTTAAAGTCCTCGAAGGTGAAGGATCACTTGGCCCAGAAACCGAGATCGACGTTTGCGAAATTCTGTCGGGTCAAGTACTCGCGACTCATCCACCCCAGAATGGAAATGGCTTTCTTTGGCAACACGAGCGACCGGAACCTTGTGAGCGCGGGCGAATTCCCGGAGACCACGTTCTTCGCGCAGTTTGCGGAGATGGCGAAGCGGGTGTGGCTCCTTCACTGCCTGGCCTTCTCGTTCCAGCCAGAGGGCACCATCTTTCAGGTGAGCAAGGGGTCTAGGTTCTCGGAAGTGTACATGGAAACGATTGCGGAAGAGGAAGCGTTCAACACCACGGAGTACGATCCGAGGGTAGCGTTCACGGTAGTCCCAGGGTTCAAGCTCGGTAAAACGGTCGTACAGTGCCAGGTCTATCTATTGAACAACTCCAGGTCAAGGTGA
- the LOC104450101 gene encoding protein GRAVITROPIC IN THE LIGHT 1 isoform X2, with translation MDSVKRSSVTPSKSRLARTFAKVLHIRVATGIAPDDEIKKPKPHKVVKDNQLKDDLDSGSFDDEEDEIHDREALEALLAKIFASISSVKAAYAQLQFAQSPYDAEEIQSADKMIVSELKKLSELKRCYVKRQFDISPETTMVLAEIEEQKSLVKTYVIMRKKMELQQKVKDSEIASLKQKLESLNSQNRLTEKRLNQSGPLYVLDNLHLSGLSPNHFVTVLRHAVKSIRGFVRLLIDEMKSADWDVDAAASAIEPGVVYGRPDHKCFAFESFVCREMFDGFQFPNFSLPNESLPERRRLRQVFFEWFMELKSSKVKDHLAQKPRSTFAKFCRVKYSRLIHPRMEMAFFGNTSDRNLVSAGEFPETTFFAQFAEMAKRVWLLHCLAFSFQPEGTIFQVSKGSRFSEVYMETIAEEEAFNTTEYDPRVAFTVVPGFKLGKTVVQCQVYLLNNSRSR, from the coding sequence ATGGATTCCGTTAAGAGGTCTTCAGTAACTCCATCAAAAAGTAGGTTGGCGCGTACGTTTGCAAAAGTTCTTCATATTCGCGTTGCTACAGGGATTGCCCCAGATGATGAAATTAAGAAGCCTAAGCCTCATAAGGTGGTCAAGGATAATCAGTTGAAGGATGATCTCGACAGTGGTTCTTTTGATGACGAGGAAGATGAAATTCATGATAGAGAGGCTTTAGAGGCTCTTCTTGCTAAAATATTTGCCAGCATTTCTTCTGTTAAAGCTGCATATGCCCAGTTACAGTTTGCGCAGTCCCCTTATGATGCTGAGGAGATTCAGTCCGCTGACAAAATGATTGTTTCCGAGTTGAAAAAGTTGTCTGAGTTGAAGCGATGTTATGTGAAGAGACAGTTTGATATTTCGCCAGAGACCACAATGGTTCTGGCTGAAATCGAGGAGCAGAAGTCTCTTGTGAAAACATACGTAATAATGCGCAAGAAGATGGAACTTCAGCAGAAAGTCAAGGACTCTGAAATTGCATCTCTTAAACAGAAGCTGGAGTCGTTAAACAGCCAAAACAGATTGACAGAGAAGAGGTTAAATCAGAGTGGCCCCTTGTATGTTCTGGATAATCTTCACCTCTCTGGCCTCAGTCCTAACCACTTCGTTACTGTACTTCGCCATGCTGTAAAGTCCATTCGGGGCTTCGTAAGATTGTTGATCGACGAGATGAAATCTGCCGACTGGGATGTCGATGCAGCGGCCAGTGCAATAGAACCAGGAGTCGTTTACGGGAGACCGGATCACAAGTGTTTCGCGTTCGAGTCCTTTGTTTGCCGGGAAATGTTTGACGGATTCCAATTCCCCAACTTTTCCCTTCCCAATGAGTCTTTGCCTGAGAGGAGAAGATTGCGGCAGGTCTTTTTTGAGTGGTTTATGGAGTTAAAGTCCTCGAAGGTGAAGGATCACTTGGCCCAGAAACCGAGATCGACGTTTGCGAAATTCTGTCGGGTCAAGTACTCGCGACTCATCCACCCCAGAATGGAAATGGCTTTCTTTGGCAACACGAGCGACCGGAACCTTGTGAGCGCGGGCGAATTCCCGGAGACCACGTTCTTCGCGCAGTTTGCGGAGATGGCGAAGCGGGTGTGGCTCCTTCACTGCCTGGCCTTCTCGTTCCAGCCAGAGGGCACCATCTTTCAGGTGAGCAAGGGGTCTAGGTTCTCGGAAGTGTACATGGAAACGATTGCGGAAGAGGAAGCGTTCAACACCACGGAGTACGATCCGAGGGTAGCGTTCACGGTAGTCCCAGGGTTCAAGCTCGGTAAAACGGTCGTACAGTGCCAGGTCTATCTATTGAACAACTCCAGGTCAAGGTGA